Within Spodoptera frugiperda isolate SF20-4 chromosome 22, AGI-APGP_CSIRO_Sfru_2.0, whole genome shotgun sequence, the genomic segment tcgatatttggattttttaaaagaatgaaaaaataaagataacccATTAAAcctcataatatttaataaaaaatacatatgattaataactatttacaaaatacaagttaagatttatactttttttataactttaattataatCCAGTCTATAGTAAGGCTATTCGACAACTTAGTATAATGTTAGAAAACTGATGCTCGGTTACTCCATAATCCTAATTATTAGTAGCAggcaatttaaattaaatttaaaaaatacaaaaatacataacaatacgTATTTAAGTTTGCAAAAAAAGCTAAagatacacaaaaaaaataaaaatggtaaaaataaaattcaatttacgtATCAACGGAAAAAAATACAACAGTTCATTTTTATTATGCATTTAATTGTAGgggtttttttagtttttattgatttattcgtcTTATTATGCGAGAAATGTGACATATTTAACTCCAAATGGCACCAAGcaaaaattatgaaacaaaaaatgagATCAATAAAGTCTACGCGCgaggaaatgaaaaaaaaactaatgaaaaaaaatagaaaattaaaattgcctgctaattattacaaaaaacaaaacaagattttttgtCCGAGAAAATTTGATTACTCCTGAAAAGGGGTTtctcattaaaaaaattttgtTCAACGCACGACTGTTACTcgacttaaaaattaaatataataattatgatttgcATTTTTCCATCGCTTCAACATATTCGCCATAATATGtatcctttattattttaatataaaaacaacgaAAAATACAAAACGGGCAGTATAATGTATCCTATATTACAACTTAAAACGAAAATCTACAGAGGCgaaaaaacatcaataataataataattaataatcatttgaaataaataacaagttacatctttaaaaaaaccgttaaaattaataaaaaaatgaatccTACAGTTAAATAAGTTCCGTTCGGCTGAAACCGTGTGATCTTCAACATGCTAcacttttataacttttttatttatttcttaataaaaactctatccctattattatatctttatataataattattattatttcttcattCAGAGTTAGATACACTTTACGATAATTATATTACGATATTCCTTTGTATACAAATACACAATCAAACATTCTCTATGTCTAATTATGCAGTAAATAAACCACAAAAATGTGTGTGTAACGCTAGATAATATAATTCTtgttacgaaaaataaaataataagagaatttttcataacaaatgaaaaaaaaaattcatataTTCTGAGATTAAATGTAAAGCTAAACGCATTTAAATGTAACTAGAATCGAATTAAataaacctcctttttttaattattgtacgTACAtacttttaagtaaatattttaacagtctcaaggtacatacatacaattataaatatattattaacaaatatttatatgcGTTTAGTTTTGCAGtgggaattaataaaaaaaatagctgtCAAGCTGTCTAGAGTCTTTGATAAGGTCTCAAAATGCCACCGTCCAGCTATGTTGGGCAAAAATGAGATCGGTCTAACGAAATCTGAGAGAAACCTGGGGGTAGGCCTAGTGGGCCTAGCCGTGGGTGTAGTCCAGGACACTGTCAAGTGAGAACAGCTCTTTGTATAGTGCCGGGAACACGTGGTGCGGGTGCGCCGCCTTGAAACGACACAGCGCCTCCAAGTGCATCAACGCCAGTTCTCTGTAAACGAAATGAGATGGATATTAGCATTTATGAATAGAAGATCTCACATATAATATTTGATTGGATTCGGAAAAAGTATCAGGGAAATTGTTCAAGATCTTTGatcaattttaaagaaaataaagtttttgatatttcaCTCTAAAATGAGACTATCAAATAGTCGAATTTATTTCTCGGTTCGGATAAAAGTGTTATTGGAATATTTCATTATCCGAGATTTTCTTGAGATTTGAAAGAACCTCAATAAGATAACATCTCGAAACCTGTCAATGTGTAATACAATTACAATTGGCTAAAAGTTTTTACTTAACATAGTTATAATATATCCATGCGAccttaatcaaaataataaaactagccATAAGGTAAGATCAGGTACAAAAACAACAAGAAATATGAACGCAACATACCTGTAGTTGGGTATTTTGTTGATGAGTGTGTCTAGCACTGTGACGTCACCCTTGACGGGCCCGTGGTTGGACTCGATCTCGTGTCGGATCGCCGCCATCGACATGTTGAACAGACACTGGATCTCAGGGTTACCACGGACTCCGTGTCGCTCTGTACAGTAAAGGAGAGAAGTCAATTAGCAATGGAGTTAATggtacggttttttttttataacgtcacgcctttagtccccgaaggggtaggcagaggtgcacattatggcacatgatgccaatgtacacccacatttcacaatttatgttgtaagtctattgccatataccgggcacatttccagactccgtgctaccactgagaaattttcgaaaaaccgaaaaaagcccagtaatacttcgcccgacccggggatcgaacccgagaccccttgccgaGGCAGTGGTACAGAGTTTATTGGCAGTTATTACGAAGTCTCTTTGGAAAATGATTTCCATGGATTGGaggtaaaataatatctttagaTATACCTGGTAAAAGTGATAGTATACAGAAAATCAGAAGAGTGGTTTAAATAGATGATCTTCTTCTTAGGAAATATCATGTCATTCTTTGAGTAATAGTGTTCAGTCTATTTTATTTGGGAGAAACCAGATCTACAGTTGGTAAAGTATGTTAAATAAAGTATTCTATTCTGATTCTTACCTGGCCACAATAGCACAAGGCTCTGGTAGAGCGCGAGTTCAGTCTCAGTCAGCTTGAGTCGCGCGATCGTCTTCGCCGCCTCAAATATACCCACCACTAGCGCCACGTCACGGGGATCACTGGAAATTTTAAGTGAAAAACGTTTTAACAAAGGAAACATTAACATACTTACTTGATACTGTACATCATTTCATATTTatgcataattaaaatattatgaaataatattcctatttatgaaataacaatattaaatgtaaaaattctgaatttaaatgtacatacataaccaaaaatgttaaaattctcattttaaatgtaactttttactCTATGAAACGAATTCTTAttctcattttaaatgtaacttttATTCTATCTCTGAAATGAAATGTAACTTACCGTGCATGCACGCATTCCCTGATGGGCAGCACCACGTCTCCGTACAGCACTTGGTCACGGTTCACGTCTATCAGTCGAGACAGTCTGACAATGGCCAACTCGAAGGAACCtggacgaaaaaataaagaatattattagtttattctattttaatatgattttggAATTTAAATTTAGATGAATAATGATGATGTTAGATTTgggatttaatattttttatacttttgcccacactaggattttctcctgtatcgtggatgcgtcTACAAACATACTACCTaggtataccggggctccggctcgaaaagcaggagtaggaacggggtggtttttagtcagtaagagtctgacaaggcgggaaaagtcattgaatgactaTCCCCGCTTAAAAAAAGGTTCCACTTCAAGGCTCAAAAATCAGTAGTAtaaacagggtgatttttagtcagtaagagtctgacactccctctctcctcactcgagaagacattggatgatgttccccccttaaaaaaagaagttcAAAAATGGATGACAAATGGATACGCCATACTCACCAGACTTCAATAGCAAGATCTGGTCATCTTGCGTGAGCTTCATGAAGCCAGGTATCAGCTTGGCGAACTCAATGATGTTCTGTATCATGCCTGTCAGCTTGTCTGCGCAGTCCAGCCACATCTCTTCGTAGGTCATTGAGCTGTAGTATAGGAGTCTGGAACggataatgtttatttatttatttatttaaaaagctttatgcacatgTACATGGGcggacataatgccgttggcattttctacctgtctgacccttgggtgGTGTAGGGAACATACCAGGCGGGTTAATGTTATAGATAATGTTacgttaatttttataataactataactataattaactaaaaatctcggtTTATACGGATTCGATTACCGGATCTACCTCTATGTAGTCCAGAAAGCATTTACAGAAGCAAATATTCCTAGTTAGCAAATAGCTAACtaggaatatttattttgataattaggCTTGATTTGATTGGAATTTTGAAAGGCACTAAGATTTTAAAAGACACAGAAACAGCGTGTAGCAAGAGGAAATGCTTAGACATGTATAATTTTGATATGGTACATAATTTGAGTGGGTATTTAGTATGCTTGATTTCGATTTCCATCAGGAACAAGGTGTTACCTTTAGCTAAACAAGAATGTGACGAGAAAAAGATAGTTTTGGTATAGAAAAAAGGGTCATAAGCTAGTAATTAATTTGACTACTTACTTGGACACATCCTGTGGCTTTCTGAACATCTCATGAATGTATTCCAGTTTGGGGTTGGTGTTCGCGTGAGCTTCAGCCAAACTCTTCACAAGCACCTTGCTTATATCGCCCTCCGCtgtaaaagaaaacatagtTCAGCTACTCGTCGACAGATGGCATTATTCTAAAATACGAACACAAAGTATTTACGCTACAATGcagtataacaaaaaaataaaatatatttatctacggaataaaataactgaaaaataaaatgtgtaatattttaataatacgagCATTCTATTATACGCACAACGATTactaaacaacataaatatattatgaatacaaaaaattataaatgtgaaatatttataaatttccgaacatagcaaaaaaaaaagaaaaaatacattatgtatctaCATGACAAGAAACGTCTAATTTGACAGAATAACATTGTCATTATATTTCAAATACTATGTTTTGTTGtcataattcattatttatatgtatttaaaacctAATATATTGTTACATTATGACGTTTATAGGGCATACTCTATAGTACCATGCCTATAGATCCATTCACAGCATTTCTTTTGGGAACATGCTGCTGCATATGTTGGCGTGAGTACATCATTctatacatcatcatcatcatatcagccataagacgtccactgctgaacatgggCCTCCCAAAAGACTTCCAGATAAGCATGGAAGTCATTGTAGCATTTCTATTCATTCTCACACTTTTCtaacttcataataattatactcggaaaaagtcactttGATACTCTGcctttggtaggtttcgatCCAATACCGTcaagcatgagaagcgggtgtcttaaacctccaagGCATCAAGATATTTATGATGAAAATAACTGTTAATTCTGGCTTTCCCCGCAAGAAAATAGCCTTgtacaaattgttttataacaacTTGTGTTCATACTATTTTGATTCtaactacaattttaaatacgAATGTAAGCTTTTTTCTCTTCCAATTTTAATTGAGATTATAAGGACATTTTGTATAaggctattttatttaatttacactttatgtacattatacaaaagtggacttaatgcctatttggcattctctaccagtcaaccaaTATTTTCTTGCGAAGCCATAATTAACAGCTAGTTGCCTCAtaaacgcccgcttctcatgcatgagggtgcgaaatcaaaacctaccaacggcagagtatcaatgtgactttttctaagACTAAAAATTTAACACAACTGTCTATCAGTCAATAAATACCTAACAGTAACGCTTTATACATGTATTTCTTTCTACATGTATTTCTTTCTACATGTATTTCTTTCTACATGTATTTCTTTCTACATGTATTTCTTTCTACATGTATTTCTTTCTACATGTATTTCTTTCTACATGTATCTCTTTCTACATGTATTTCTTTCTACATTTCAGCCTGTTTACTGCCATTGTGTCTGTCTCTGCCCGTGATACCGCTGCCAATGATTATAATACGGCAGCAGGACTTCGGACCGAATGCCCAGGCTGCCCAGAATGGGCAGTGCGTCCAGAGCCGGCGGCAGCAACAATTCCAGGCTAATGGATACTTCAATGGCGTAAGTTTTATGATGATATTGAAGTCTTTACTCTACTTATTGTTGTCGTTTTGTAAGGATGGTTATGTTTTATGATATCTACGTTTATCTATGGTGAAATAGTTTGTCGTTAAAAATGTTGTGAATGAAATAATTCCTACTTGCTCATAAATGATATGATATATTTGGTCTacttattgtgatatttttgtagGGATGGTTATGTTTTATGATATCTATTACGTTTGGTTATGGTGAATGGTGAAATAGTTTGTcgttaaaaatgttatgaatgaAATGATTCCTACCTACTAAAGCtcgtaaatgtttttttaactgacttcaaaaaaagtaGGTTCTCATTTTGACCCTCATGTTTGTGGTCTCACGTTAACTGAACCGTTTTTTTcagcggttttcagcatagtaaggttataggtatattacacaactaaaaaaaattgGGTTTCGCACTCTAAATATTGAAGGTGGCGCATTTGTTTAACGCCTTCCccaaaggaggaggttctcaattcggccggtatgtttctatatattctatttattaaagttttgttaTTGCTTTCAGTTAAGGAGTAGTCTTCGCTACTTCCCCTTCGAAGGGTTTGATGGACGGAGATACAATGTGGTGGTCGACAGCAATACCAACGATTTCATCTTCCAAAAGACCACATAaatggtaaataaaattgtaccgtAATGtgcttttgttattaaaataatgtaatattgaagtaaatggttttattaatgACTCTTTAGTAAGACTAGTGGTACTGGAATATAGTCCAGAAAatgttattggattttttaaattataagaataggaatgatgacaTGAGTTGGTCTTCTACCTTAttgattgtttttgtaatacgCGAAATGATACGTGTCCGGTACGATGCTATCTGTACTTTAAACAGGCATAGCTTTGTAATACCAACTAagctatacaataaataataatttatcctacaaaccgaaaaaagaaaaacattccaaaatgaaaccaaaaaaaaacttttctaaacaacaaaataaaaaaagactagcaaattaaaaattaaaataatagttagcATAAAtctgtaatcccatatattcaCTTACACGGCATATCATCGTTCGTAGTATGGCTTGTGCCTTGAGATCTTCTGGAAACGGCATTAGGGTTCACCATACCCATTCCAGTCATATTCATATTTAGAGGATCCATCAATCTCCCATGCCCACTACTCGACGTCAAGTCATCTGGACTCAGGTCATCACTGGTCATCGACACAGAGTTATGTCCACTGACCAACACCGAATTCTGGATGTCCATTGGACTATGTTGGATATTCGATGGACTATGTAAAAATGTGGTGGAGTCCACGTAACTTGGTACTAAGTTATCAACACTCATTGAAGTTTCTGGTTTGAtttcttgttttatatttaatacgCCGCTGGAAATTGAGGCCGGGGATTGGATTCTGGATTCTTCGTAGCGATCGTATTCTTGGAGTCTTGATCGAGGTATTTCGTTAATTGTCGATTGTCGCATTGATGTTGTTGATGTGGTTGCCGTTGATGTGGACGTGGACCCAGTTGGTCGAACTATTGTTGTCCCTTTTTGTTGTTCGTCTACAGTTCAATTCAATTTTGTGGTGTTAGTTGAATGGATGTTTATGGATGTGGTTGGGTTAAATTCCATTTTAATGTTTGGATGGGATTGGaattttttatttgagttttttatGTCCTAGTCGTTCTGATTTccctaattattttaattattatttcctaaTACTTTCATTAAGTTGTATAGAAAGTTTACCTAATAACATGATTCTGATATTTCGTCCTAATTATGTCATGGgtgtttttatagtaaaatctGATATTCAGACGTTAACTAAATCCTTTGCTAAATCCTGGATACacatatttacaaacacaaacacacacccACACCCAGAACATCCAATATTCCATTTGGGAGTCTAACCCAAAAGGTCATAGTTGGAATTTTCACCCAGAAATACGTACCATGACTGATGAAATCTTGATCCAGGAAACTTCCAGTTTGTTTCGGCTCGTACGCTGTTGTGGAGTCGACGTAGTCAGCTGATACGTCGTAAGGCTGTTGTTGGGTAGGCTGGGGCTGGATTCCACCCATGTTGGACTGGAGTGGCTGTGGGTTGTTGTACCCATATGATGATAGTGGAGACCCGTAGCCTGGGTATCTGGAATTGAAAGATGGATAGttagtttaaagttaattttgtgGATGATGTTTGACTACTGATTGTAATGATTTGAGTAATTATTTAGACGCtacaattgatttatttatttgttttgtttaatgttat encodes:
- the LOC118279847 gene encoding uncharacterized protein LOC118279847, which translates into the protein MPIDPFTAFLLGTCCCICWPCLLPLCLSLPVIPLPMIIIRQQDFGPNAQAAQNGQCVQSRRQQQFQANGYFNGLRSSLRYFPFEGFDGRRYNVVVDSNTNDFIFQKTT